Proteins encoded in a region of the Triticum dicoccoides isolate Atlit2015 ecotype Zavitan chromosome 3A, WEW_v2.0, whole genome shotgun sequence genome:
- the LOC119272443 gene encoding tyrosine decarboxylase 1-like yields MATGGAPFDVLSSLDPETFAGESRAVINFLAEYYCDVETYPVQPQSLPGCLRALLPDAPPENGEPIDVILEEVRSHIVPALTHWQSPKFFGYFPMNASTAGFAGEMLSTGLNVVPFMRAASPAATELESAVVDWMGKLVGLPDRLLFSGGGGGVLHGSTCEAVVCTLAAARDRALSRLGHEGILRLVVYASDQSHSTFQKGARIVGIPRSNFRVIRTSAASGYGLTTDSVRDAVEADVASGLVPLYLCATVGTVRDLGELARRHGMWLHVDAAYAGSALICPEFQHHIDGAELADSVSMNPHKWFLTNMECCCLWVASPAALTSALSTNPEYLSNVTEESAGAGVVDYKDWQIALSRPFRAMKLWVVLRRYGGAGMRAYVRRHVEMARWFEQELKADGRFEVVAPTRFSLVTFRLRPGHDGDGDGLNRRLLVAVNASGRAFMTHFVVDGKFVIRMAVGGAMTEMQHVQDTWELVREKAEEVGALP; encoded by the coding sequence ATGGCGACGGGtggagcaccatttgacgtgctATCGTCACTGGACCCCGAGACCTTCGCCGGGGAGTCGCGCGCCGTGATCAACTTCCTCGCCGAGTACTACTGTGACGTCGAGACGTATCCGGTCCAGCCCCAGTCCTTGCCAGGGTGCCTCCGTGCGCTTCTACCCGACGCGCCGCCCGAGAACGGCGAGCCCATCGACGTGATACTGGAGGAGGTACGGTCTCACATCGTCCCGGCACTGACCCACTGGCAGAGCCCCAAGTTCTTCGGCTACTTCCCCATGAACGCCAGCACGGCCGGGTTCGCCGGCGAGATGCTCTCCACCGGGCTCAACGTTGTGCCATTCATGCGGGCCGCCTCGCCGGCCGCGACCGAGCTCGAGAGCGCCGTGGTGGACTGGATGGGCAAGCTGGTGGGCCTCCCGGACCGTCTCCtcttctccggcggcggcggcggcgtgctgcACGGGAGCACCTGCGAGGCCGTGGTGTGCACGCTCGCGGCCGCGCGCGATCGCGCGCTGAGCAGGCTCGGCCACGAGGGCATCCTGAGGCTGGTGGTCTACGCCTCGGACCAGAGCCACTCCACGTTCCAGAAGGGCGCGAGGATCGTGGGGATCCCGCGGTCTAACTTCCGCGTCATCCGGACGTCGGCAGCGTCGGGCTACGGCCTCACCACGGACAGCGTCCGCGACGCGGTGGAGGCCGACGTGGCCAGCGGGCTCGTGCCGCTGTACCTGTGCGCCACGGTCGGCACGGTGCGGGACCTCGGGGAGCTGGCGCGGAGGCACGGCATGTGGCTGCACGTCGACGCCGCGTACGCCGGCAGCGCCCTGATCTGCCCCGAGTTCCAGCATCACATCGACGGCGCCGAGCTCGCGGACTCGGTGAGCATGAACCCGCACAAGTGGTTCCTCACCAACATGGAGTGCTGCTGCCTATGGGTGGCGAGCCCGGCCGCGCTCACCTCCGCGCTGTCCACCAACCCAGAGTACCTCAGCAACGTCACAGAAGAAAGTGCAGGCGCGGGCGTGGTGGACTACAAGGACTGGCAGATCGCGCTGTCGCGGCCGTTCCGCGCCATGAAGCTGTGGGTGGTCCTGCGCCGCTACGGCGGGGCGGGCATGCGGGCGTACGTACGGCGGCACGTCGAGATGGCCAGGTGGTTCGAGCAGGAGCTGAAGGCCGACGGGCGGTTCGAGGTGGTAGCGCCGACGAGGTTCTCCCTCGTGACCTTCCGCCTCCGTCCAGGGCACGACGGCGACGGTGATGGCTTGAACCGTAGGCTCCTCGTGGCGGTGAACGCTAGCGGGAGGGCGTTCATGACGCACTTCGTGGTGGACGGCAAGTTTGTTATCCGTATGGCTGTGGGCGGAGCCATGACGGAGATGCAGCACGTCCAAGACACGTGGGAGCTTGTCCGGGAGAAGGCCGAGGAGGTCGGCGCCCTCCCTTAG